A single region of the Xiphophorus maculatus strain JP 163 A chromosome 3, X_maculatus-5.0-male, whole genome shotgun sequence genome encodes:
- the dcst1 gene encoding E3 ubiquitin-protein ligase DCST1 — translation MCGAPPVGWRAVRLPQGSRAAQVGRGLFGAAGGSVLYLGFAHNLPLTFDLKLAVGFAFVGVCIVGGFLSSSFRCTILLTLPSILGSRGRSYLMVMIVMILYRGPISNTERNAEVAALSLSCNLDLQVQHSKVLWRLAARPFLLVAKQLMKDKVEFESESLDINKKFQNVRDEVLLQYGYDPIQPGGAARENSTQEQFASNTRRRCDGVVDEGIRRCAGWFRQKWSECMKAIPVPIINHILCISMKFDFLCDVMRIMTPWCREQIPVERNFGQLYDRLNVSMDRLSREFRARVVVQEEQQQSVLDGVQLDRVFTESVKESFQRLTKRMEQGMKVLEMVLSFTFITVFIQAVQYLRSYRTNISFDNVYITSYFRRIDERRRRAGKHVLLPLRKSERKRFIAPMSPKINSEELIQVASAGFQVLAISLLAVVLLVIDFSLFHVLDIISRHTFTQFNITSSHHIDISVGGDTMMARLLRTTISGFNSSSETNVQSDNRACMSAPSRLPFEVYARCVGGVLVVALFSCVQVYTNRLRHVIAAFYNPKREKKRVLFLYNLQLHRRLSSPNWKMNMSRRQRTRTGMRTMFQRLTRWGRRLLRHPRQDASDQEETHYASS, via the exons ATGTGTGGGGCCCCTCCGGTGGGGTGGAGGGCCGTCCGGCTTCCACAGGGCAGCCGGGCGGCCCAGGTCGGCAGAGGCCTGTTCGGCGCGGCGGGCGGCTCAG TTTTGTACCTGGGATTTGCCCACAACTTAccgctgacctttgacctgaagcTGGCAGTAGGGTTTGCATTTGTCG GTGTGTGTATCGTAGGTGGATTCCTGTCCTCGTCCTTCAGATGTACCATCCTCCTCACGTTACCCAGCATCCTCGGCTCTCGTGGTCGTTCCTACCTGATGGTTATGATTGTGATGATTCTGTACagag GTCCGATCTCCAACACGGAGCGGAACGCCGAGGTGGCGGCGCTGTCGCTCAGCTGCAACCTGGACCTGCAGGTGCAGCACAGCAAGGTGCTGTGGCGGCTGGCCGCCAGGCCCTTCCTGCTGGTTGCCAAGCAACTGATG aAAGATAAAGTGGAGTTTGAGTCGGAGTCTCTGGACATCAACAAGAAGTTCCAGAACGTCCGAGACGAAGTTCTGCTGCAGTACGGATATGATCCGATCCAACCCGGCGGCGCTGCCCGGGAAAACAGCACTCAGGAGCAGTTTGCCTCCAACACTAGGAGGCGCTGTGACG GTGTGGTGGACGAGGGCATCCGGCGCTGCGCTGGTTGGTTCAGGCAGAAGTGGAGTGAGTGCATGAAAGCCATTCCTGTTCCCATCATCAACCACATCCTCTGTATTTCAATGAAATTCGACTTCCTGTGTGACGTCATGAGAA TCATGACTCCGTGGTGCAGAGAGCAGATTCCCGTGGAGAGGAACTTCGGTCAGCTGTACGATCGGCTCAACGTTTCCATGGACCGTCTCTCCAGAGAGTTCCGCGCCCGGGTCGTCGTCCAG gaggagcagcagcagtcgGTTCTGGACGGAGTCCAGTTGGACCGGGTCTTCACTGAGTCCGTTAAGGAATCCTTCCAGCGCCTGACGAAGAGGATGGAACAGGGGATGAAGGTCCTGGAGATGGTGCTGTCCTTCACCTTCATCACCGTCTTCATCCA ggCGGTGCAGTACCTCCGCTCCTACAGGACAAACATCTCTTTTGACAACGTCTACATCACCTCCTACTTCAGACGGATCGACGAGCGCAGACGACGAGCG GGGAAACATGTCCTGCTTCCTCTCAGAAAGTCGGAGAGAAAACGGTTCATCGCCCCGATGAGTCCGAAGATCAACTCTGAGGAGCTGATACAAGTG GCCTCAGCAGGCTTTCAGGTTCTGGCCATCTCACTGCTGGCCGTGGTCCTGCTGGTCATCGACTTCTCCCTGTTCCACGTCCTGGACATCATCAGCAGACACACCTTCACACAGTTCAACAtcacaa GCAGCCATCACATCGACATCAGCGTGGGCGGAGACACCATGATGGCCCGCCTCCTGCGCACCACCATCTCTGGCTTCAACAGCTCCTCCGAGACGAACGTCCAGAGCGACAACCGCG catgCATGTCCGCCCCCTCCCGCCTCCCTTTTGAAGTGTATGCGAGGTGTGTGGGCGGAGTCCTGGTGGTGGCGCTGTTCAGCTGCGTCCAGGTTTACACCAACCGCCTGCGCCACGTCATCGCAGCTTTCTACAACCCAAAG aGGGAGAAGAAGCGTGTCTTGTTCCTCTACAACCTGCAGCTCCATAGACGGCTGTCGTCCCCCAATTGGAAGATGAACATGAGCCGAAGACAGAGGACGAGGACGGGGATGAGGACG ATGTTTCAGCGCCTGACCAGGTGGGGGCGCCGTCTCCTTCGTCACCCCCGACAGGATGCCTCAGACCAGGAGGAGACTCACTACGCTAGCAGCTAG
- the dcst2 gene encoding LOW QUALITY PROTEIN: DC-STAMP domain-containing protein 2 (The sequence of the model RefSeq protein was modified relative to this genomic sequence to represent the inferred CDS: substituted 1 base at 1 genomic stop codon), with product MATGFSXSEMKKMGPEEEKRHLLNGDIAVQVVRGGATRTLNRSVVSARRRKKKLGPQLVRAGRSLVAFLFGLLLAFIYGLLGFLLQKQPLRFCVNSTLVLAGLIAFGMGLSVGFRASIMVMLPTLFSARGILILYVSAVVSGPMRNTMENTERAAASLLCSAELAANQTKELMQKAATPLFSAIDEIRKISRNAYAVAGRVQNFINTLTDSVRHVARTLRNVLHFLVDIGDICNDKMGAPYRKCRDLFAQGRKDCNNLLKEFNFLCEIVDAFLPLCNLARAGELFCIIPSYVASHLKRHLAEPTVAAFRKLMHEFDFNLSSTVTFEVDANASRTLQQVSQQILADISADLQSFQTLTKLLAYTNFLLLGLSFLRALMYQRQYLRDLRFDNLYISAQFRQLDQQVASEGGASVLPLTRREAQTYVTPLSLRLTQQERRGMLVQMASVFRHLVAGGLIVVMDFLVFWIVDQVHHQVEVDVVARAPYQVAVQVNGSGYASDIFRDLVASFNVFQTGNITVISRKCLVQPQEPDHRINFLLGFLLGMALVISLFRGFVQRLKRIFCAFYYPDQEQERIRFLHQHILSERLSVGRALRRSAIRHLADRAAGAGTSCMQALLRRLPGGAYLSFLTGSSCLTCLGCNEPVRQKDDQTGVCDVSGCSGVFCRTCFHSLGNVCAVCIRPLTSQEDGEEELDSSDDEQLPLWSEALNSARSARSDQDSGDYVSAPSEVDMAYQDRSGSSDSDSDSYSSEALTEIRVQTPGRHGNQQSSVAIN from the exons atggcaaccggtTTCAGTTAGtctgaaatgaaaaagatgGGACCTGAGGAGGAGAAACGACACCTGCTGAATGGGGACATCGCTGTCCAGGTGGTGAGGGGCGGAGCCACACGGACACTGAACAG GTCCGTTGTGAGCGCTCGCCGCAGAAAGAAGAAACTCGGCCCCCAGCTGGTGCGGGCGGGGCGGAGCCTGGTGGCGTTTCTCTTTGGCCTTCTGCTGGCGTTTATTTATGGACTGCTGGGCTTCTTGCTGCAGAAACAGCCACTGCGGTTCTGCGTCAACTCCACACTGGTTCTGGCCGGGCTCATCGCGTTTGGCATGGGGCTGTCAGTAGGTTTCCGGGCCAGCATCATGGTCATGCTGCCCACCTTGTTCTCAG CACGCGGCATCCTGATCCTGTATGTGTCGGCGGTGGTGTCCGGGCCCATGAGGAACACGATGGAGAACACGGAGCGGGCCGCTGCCAGCCTGCTGTGTAGCGCCGagctggcagccaatcagacgaAAGAGCTGATGCAGAAAGCGGCCACGCCTCTCTTCT CTGCCATTGATGAAATCAGAAAGATCAGCAGAAACGCGTACGCCGTGGCAGGAAGAGTCCAAAACTTCATCAATACTCTGACGGACAGCGTCCGCCATGTTG CGCGGACCCTGAGGAACGTCCTTCACTTCCTGGTGGACATTGGAGACATCTGCAACGATAAAATGGGCGCTCCGTACAGGAAGTGCCGGGATCTGTTCGCCCAGGGTCGGAAAGACTGCAACAACCTGCTGAAGGAGTTCAACTTCCTTTGTGAAATCGTAGACGCCTTTCTGCCGCTTTGCAACCTCGCTCGCG CCGGAGAGCTGTTCTGCATCATCCCGTCGTACGTGGCTTCCCACCTGAAGCGGCACCTGGCGGAGC CCACGGTCGCCGCGTTCAGGAAGCTGATGCATGAGTTCGACTTCAACCTGTCGTCCACGGTTACCTTCGAGGTGGACGCCAACGCCAGCCGCACACTGCAGCAGGTCTCCCAGCAGATCCTGGCCGACATCTCCGCTGACCTGCAGAGTTTCCAGACGCTGACCAAGCTGCTGGCCTACACCAACTTCCTGCTGCTGGGCTTGTCCTTcctcag ggCATTGATGTACCAGCGCCAGTACCTCCGGGATCTGCGCTTTGATAACTTATACATTAGCGCTCAGTTTAGACAGCTGGACCAGCAGGTGGCGTCGGAGGGCGGAGCTTCGGTTCTGCCGCTGACGCGCAGAGAGGCGCAGACCTACGTGACGCCAC TGTCTCTGCGCCTGACGCAGCAGGAGCGGCGCGGCATGCTGGTGCAGATGGCCTCCGTCTTCAGGCACCTGGTGGCGGGCGGCCTGATCGTGGTGATGGACTTCCTGGTCTTCTGGATCGTGGACCAGGTGCACCACCAGGTGGAGGTGGACGTGGTCGCCAGAG CCCCTTACCAGGTAGCGGTCCAGGTGAACGGGTCGGGTTACGCCTCAGACATCTTCAGAGACCTGGTGGCGTCTTTCAACGTCTTCCAGACAGGAAACATCACCGTCATCAGCAGGAAGTGCCTGGTGCAGCCGCAGGAGCCCGACCACAGAATCAACTTCCTGCTcg gtttCCTGCTGGGTATGGCTCTGGTCATCTCTCTGTTCAGAGGATTCGTTCAGCGCCTCAAACGGATCTTCTGTGCTTTTTATTATCCGGATCAAGAACAG GAGAGGATCCGGTTCCTGCACCAGCACATCCTGAGCGAGAGGCTGTCTGTGGGCCGGGCCCTCAGGAGGTCTGCGATCCGACACCTGGCCGACCGGGCCGCCGGCGCCGGCACCAGTTGCATGCAGGCGCTGCTGAGGCG GCTGCCAGGTGGAGCCTACCTGTCCTTCCTCACCGGATCCTCCTGCCTCACCTGTCTGGGCTGCAACGAGCCCGTCAGGCAGAAGGACGACCAAACCGGCGTCTGTGACGTCTCGGGATGCTCAG GCGTTTTCTGTCGGACGTGTTTCCACAGCCTAGGAAACGTGTGCGCCGTCTGCattcgacctctgacctcccagGAAGACGGCGAGGAGGAGCT AGACTCCAGTGACGATGAGCAGCTCCCCCTGTGGTCCGAGGCCCTGAACTCGGCCCGGTCGGCCCGGTCTGACCAGGACAGTGGCGACTACGTCAGCGCTCCCAG TGAAGTAGACATGGCGTACCAGGACCGGTCCGGGTCTTCGGACTCCGACAGCGACTCCTACTCGTCAGAAGCCCTCACTGAGATTCGAGTTCAGACTCCGGGTCGTCATGGAAACCAACAGTCTAGTGTTGCAATAAACTGA